A region of Pseudopipra pipra isolate bDixPip1 chromosome 10, bDixPip1.hap1, whole genome shotgun sequence DNA encodes the following proteins:
- the MYNN gene encoding myoneurin, giving the protein MQYSHHCEHLLERLNKQREAGFLCDCTVVIGEFQFKAHRNVLASFSEYFGAFYRDASDNNVVLDQTQVKADGFQKLLEFIYTGNLNLDSWNVKEIHQAADYLKVEEVVTKCKIKMEDFAFIANPSSTETSSITGNVEMNQQTCLLTLRDYNNREKADAAAAAAAELVQPLAKKAALEKKSPQPKKRKKNFSPPKSTENKSLPYQNDVTENTSIEMFLDANKLATQITEQAAQGSDNSELQLAAVGESETLAVQDMLAQTMAAKQKRGKPQQSCALKEHCMSNIASDKGSYQLESSGEELDQKYSKAKPVCNTCGKVFSEASSLRRHMRIHKGVKPYVCHLCGKAFTQCNQLKTHVRTHTGEKPYKCELCDKGFAQKCQLVFHSRMHHGEEKPYKCDVCNLQFATSSNLKIHARKHSGEKPYVCDRCGQRFAQASTLTYHVRRHTGEKPYVCDSCGKAFAVSSSLITHSRKHTGEKPYICGICEKSFISSGELNKHFRSHTGERPFICEMCGNSYTDIKNLKKHKTKVHAGPETPPDCNALDNSFNEQESIQSQKSPLSESIDVKPSEMSLALPLPIGTEDHQMLLPVTGSQSPSSETLLRSAVTGYSEPQFIFLQQLY; this is encoded by the exons ATGCAGTATTCCCATCACTGTGAGCACCTGCTGGAGAGGCTGAACAAGCAGCGAGAGGCCGGATTCCTCTGCGACTGCACTGTGGTCATCGGGGAGTTCCAGTTCAAAGCGCACAGGAACGTGCTCGCCTCCTTCAGCGAGTACTTCGGGGCCTTCTACAGAGACGCGTCCGACAATAATGTTGTCCTGGATCAGACTCAAGTGAAAGCTGATGGCTTCCAAAAGCTCCTGGAATTTATCTATACGGGAAACTTAAACCTTGACAG CTGGAATGTTAAAGAGATTCACCAGGCTGCCGACTATCTCAAAGTGGAAGAAGTGGTCACTAAATGCAAGATCAAGATGGAGGACTTTGCTTTTATTGCTAATCCCTCTTCCACAGAGACATCCAGTATCACTGGGAACGTTGAAATGAATCAGCAGACTTGCCTTCTGACTCTCAGAGATTACAATAATCGGGAGaaagcagatgctgctgctgctgctgctgcagagctggttCAACCCCTGGCAAAGAAAGcagctttggaaaagaaatcGCCTCAACCCAAAAAGCGGAAGAAGAATTTCAGCCCCCCCAAAAGCACAGAGAATAAATCCCTCCCGTATCAGAACGATGTGACCGAGAACACATCCATTGAGATGTTTTTAGATGCAAACAAACTGGCCACCCAGATAACagagcaggctgcccagggcagtgataACTCTGAGCTGCAGTTGGCAGCCGTGGGGGAGAGCGAGACGCTGGCAGTGCAGGATATGCTGGCCCAGACCATGGCAGCCAAACAGAAACGGGGGAagcctcagcagagctgtgccctgaAGGAGCACTGCATGTCCAACATAGCCAGTGACAAGGGCTCTTACCAGCTGGAGAGCTCGGGAGAGGAGCTGGACCAGAAGTACTCCAAAGCCAAGCCAGTGTGCAACACGTGTGGGAAAGTGTTCTCGGAGGCGAGCAGCCTCCGTCGGCACATGAGGATACACAAGGGGGTGAAGCCCTACGTGTGTCACCTGTGTGGGAAGGCATTCACCCAGTGCAATCAGCTGAAAACACATGTAAGAACTCACACAG GGGAGAAGCCATACAAGTGTGAACTGTGTGACAAGGGCTTTGCTCAGAAGTGCCAGCTGGTGTTCCACAGCCGGATGCATCATGGAGAGGAGAAACCCTACAAATGTGACGTCTGCAACCTGCAGTTCGCAACCTCGAGCAACCTGAAGATTCACGCCAG GAAGCACAGCGGGGAGAAGCCGTACGTGTGTGACCGGTGCGGGCAGCGCTTTGCCCAGGCCAGCACCCTCACCTACCACGTCCGGCGCCACACCGGGGAGAAGCCCTACGTGTGTGACAGCTGTGGGAAAGCCTTTGCTGTCTCCAGCTCACTCATCACCCATTCCCGGAAACACACAG GAGAGAAGCCATATATCTGTGGCATTTGTGAAAagagttttatttcctctggaGAGCTCAATAAACATTTTCGGTCCCATACAG GTGAAAGACCATTTATCTGTGAAATGTGCGGAAATTCTTACACAGATATAAAAAATCTAAAGAAGCACAAAACAAAAGTTCACGCAG GACCCGAAACTCCCCCCGATTGTAATGCACTCGATAATTCTTTCAATGAACAAGAATCCATTCAGAGTCAGAAAAGTCCTTTGTCGGAGTCCATAGATGTGAAGCCCTCTGAGATGTCTTTAGCACTTCCTCTTCCCATTGGGACTGAAGACCACCAGATGCTGCTTCCCGTGACGGGGAGCCAGTCCCCTTCATCAGAAACATTGCTGAGATCTGCTGTGACTGGATACTCAGAACCTCAGTTCATTTTCTTGCAGCAGTTGTACTGA